The genomic DNA gtccaaccttcctAGGTAATGAGACAGTATAAATGaggtggcccagcaccctgtccagctgagtcCAAAAACtgcccaatgtgggggaatccacccttgggagattattcccATGTCTAACTGTTCTCATGGTGAGAAATTGTCTCCTGGAGTCCACTCAAGACTCTCCCCAAGAGAGACTTCTACCCATTAcaccttgtcttttccatgtgactccatgtaaaaagggagtctccatcttcttggcagtCACACATTATGGGCTGGTACATGGTGATAAGATctcctctgagccttctcttctcaaaagCTCATTGAATACAGTTTTTGCTCCTACATTTTATTGGTAAACTGGAAGTAAAACTTCACAGGGTTTCATGcttgtggtttaaaaaaaaaaaacaactactaAGACAGTACCTGCAAGTTATTGTTCTGGTCCTGGTTCACAGCAGCTTGAGGAGGAACATTGCCTGGGaagggctgagctgctctctgcctgaaGGGAAGCCATCCAACATGGTGCCTGGGAAAGCCAGAGCTGTATCAACAGAGGTTCAACATGACTCCTTCCTGCTGCACCAACACTATTCCACTGACACCCGACTGCTCAGAGGTGCAGACAGCAAGCCCAGCACATTAAGgtctcccctgccccagcaagTCCTTTCAAGGCCTCCTGCTAGCACCAAACCatgagggaggaggggaagactCAACATCTGCCCGCTCTCAAAGTGAGCAGCACTACATCCAGGTTTGTGAGGTGAGCAGGGCTCAGCCTGCTGGagtgtgctgctgggaggtgcACAGAGCCCACCTGCTCACCATGGGATGCACACCCCTGGGAACTCTGTCCTTGCCCTAAAAAAAGGGGCACAAAACATGCAAAGCCCAGCTCAATCTTACCAAAACATAATGGGCCACACAGACCTTCTGCAGCCTGTATCTCTACAGCACCTGCACCTGGAAACCCTCAGTATAAACTGTTCAGCTACATTTCAGAAGTAAAATGTTACATCTTCACTCCCCAGGTCTGCATGAGAAAGCTGGAAAAGCCTGATCAGTTCTTCCACCCCAGGCTGGAAGAGCTGATCACTTGAGCTGCTCCACTGTTAACTCCTAGGCCCACCAACAGGAATTCAGAGGTCCACATCCCTTGTCACTGGTGATCAAAGAAGTGGAGGGGACAGATGATCTTTCTCAGACAAGACAGCCAAGCATGTCAACTGAGGGACCACtatctttctgttcttcagattTATCTCAAGTTTTCCCCCTGCTGGAGAGGCTCAAAGGCAACTCACATAATCACAGATTATtaagggttggaaaggaccttccaaagatcatcaagttcaacccccctgccagagcaggaccaaaaaacccaccacaccaacagaaaacccaacaactagggcaggtcactcaaaggcatccagacaggtctgggaagtctccagagaaggagcctccacaacccctctgggcagcctgtcccagggctctgtcaccctcacaggaaagaagttcttcctcatgttgaggtggaacttcctgggctccagtttgaatccactgcccctcatcctctcacagggcacaagtgagaagagcttgtcctgccttcttgatgccctcatgtattgatagacattcattagacACCCCCCTCaatcttctcctctctagactgaacagccccaggtctctcatcctttcctcatcaggcaggtgttccagtcccttcatcatccttgtagcctcccttggactctctccagtagatccctgtccctctggaactggggagcccagaactggacacaatactccaagtgaggtctcactcCATTTAGTTTTGCTTGCTCTCCAGAGGCACACCACAGCAGACAAACCTACAGGTACATAGCTCAGCAAGCATGAGACCCTCCTCCCAgactgcaaacattttttttcccctaaagcTCAAGTTCCTACACTGAACCTACAAGTCTGCCCtacactgctgtgctgctggggctttgcACCAAGAGCTGCTTGGATCTCAAGaaattttctaaaaagaaagcCAACCACACCAGAAGCATTAATAGAAAAGCCAGgaaagatcacagaatggtttgtgttggaaggaaccttaattCTCATCCAGtctcaacccccctgcatggttagggacacctcccaccagcccaggctgctccaagccccatccaacctgcccttcaacactgccagggatggggcagccacagcttccctgggcaacctgggccagggtctcaccaccctcagagaTCCCCCACTGCTACCCATTCTTCATTCAATTTTGACATAAGCTATACTGGTATTTTTGTTAAACAGTTATACCAGGGTGGAGAAGTGGTTCACCCTCTCCAGGTACAAGAGCCATACGAAGCTAACGAGTCACAGGACAGAGCTCAGCACTTCCACGTAACATCTCAGAAGACAAGGGTGAAGGTTCACATCCTGCACTTACAGATACATCAGCACGGTGCCACCCAGAACCAAAAGGAATCTGCTGACACTGGAGTAGAAGTAGATGATGTTGACAAAAACATAGAAGAGCGTTGCAGAGTAGAGCCAGTCCAGCCAGTCTCGATTGgcaccctcctcctcttcctccatgAGAGGACCCCCTTGGGCATTCACCCTCAAGTTGGGATTGACCACAGCATTAACCTGGGCAGCAGCGTTCTGGTTCCCAGGCTGGTTTTGTGCAGGAAAAGGgtctgggagaggagctgggggtgtcaCTGGTGCCACTGGTATCTCCTGAGAATgctgtgcaggggctgggtCAGCAGATGCAGCAGTAGAAGCCAAGCTGAAACCAGAGATCATAAGAGTAAGGCTTACTCAAATCCTTTCACacatggaaaacacagaagatCTGTCCACTTCAAGCATACTCAGATGCTATGCAAGTAGCAAGCATCACATTTAGAGACTACAGAAGGGTTAAAAACAAGTTCTACCCATGACAGCTGCTGAGTGACAGCAAGTCAAACCAGGCACCTCCCACTTGACAAACATGTAATTTCAATACATTGCAAGAAATTTTTCAGAACAAGCTAAGGTAGCCTGGAAGGCTGCTGAGAGTCCCAGCTTCACCTGTCACTGATGTCCAGTGCTACTTCAAGCAGTCAAAACATGGTGAAGAGCAAAGGCTCAGCCTTTGCTCTACAGACACCTGCCCTCCCAAAAAAGTTAGATCTGTAACATGTAAGATTAGCAACACTGGCCTGAACAGCAGGCTAAGCACTACACATCACTTAGAGGAACCTTCCCACAGAACAGCCCAAGttacaaaaaaacctcttcccATCATCCTACAtcagaagaggaagaactgCCAGAAGCTGTTTCCTTGTACACCAGTTTCTGCTGGTAACCCTGAACAGAAAACTTACTACTGCATGTAATACTGTCTTGCATAGAGCTGCTGAAGCCAGGACATCTGAAGCATGCTGTAGGTCGTGTAAGCAGAGAGGCCAGGAGTGACACACTGGAAGGGGCGTCGAGTTGGTTCAAGCCTTGGACAAAATGTAAACACATTTGTTAGCAAATATTGGGCAAACCACAAGTATAATTTCTTACAAGACAATGTAAATAGCTACTCTGCCATTTTGTGCATCCAAATGCAGAATTCTTCTTTCTAAAGTATTAAAGGCATCTCTTTATCCACATGAATAAAGGGGAGATTTTCAACTATCAGAGCAGTGCATTTCCCTTTAGCCTCTTCCATGCTGAGGCTTTGATGTATCTCCTCACCTTTGACCCATATTCCATGGACTTAGGACACGTGGCATGAGGGGCTGCACCCAACACAAAGCCAATGTTTTCAAAACCTTActgatgtaaataaaaaaaatggtatttacCTGTTACTGGCTTCTGCTGAAGATTGGCCACTCAGTCTTCCACCATCTGAGGAAGATGGTTCTGAACCAGCTTCTGCCAGTAGCTTTGGCTGAGCAGCTTTCACCTAGGGACAGCAAGGCAGCTCCTGAGCTGTGCTCCACACACTCACCAGACTTGTGCAAAAAGGCTGCACCTCCCTGGATGTGCTTTTGTTTCATAACTGCTACACTGCTCCCACACTTTGTCCTGCACTGTGCTGAAACCACTCTTGGGCACCACACAAGCATTTCCATTAGGATTTTAAAGCTCCTTCAAAAATGACTGGCATGGAAGACTGACTCATTGTTACTCTTCACCTTCACTAGATCTAAACCTgtatttgcttttgtctttttacaCATGCAGAGAGGTCCCATTTGGTTAAAAATGTAATtgcaagaaacagaaggaaCTGCATTCCAGACAATTTGACTTCTTAGCTCTACACAAACTGCTGTGCACAATTCAAGAGCAGTTTTGTGGCAACACATCTCTGTAGTATCCAGACCAAAGCTGCCTCACATGCAGCAAACACCAGACATGGGCAGGATAAGCTCAAGTTGTCTGTAACAGGCAATACAAACACACCCTAGACATATTAGCACACCCCACTTGAAAGTGGAAATTGGTTTTGGCCGTTTGCACTGCAGACCAGTCAGCACCCAGCTCCAGCTTCCTCTCCACAGGCTGAGTCATTAATGAGCAGTTAAAATGTCTTCAGCCAACAGGCTCTttccttccccatccccagccACCTCCACAACAACTACAACATCCCCTGCCCACAAGCACAGCCTCTGTCCAAAGGAGCCTGGGACACAGGTCATATCCTAGTTAATAACACTGAACCTGCAGAGAGCATTTCTCCTGAGTAGTGTCTTACAAGATTATAGTTTTGACATTTCTGAACAGATGCCATGAGAATCTTCACCAATGAGCCACAGAATCCATTACTTCCTCAGCTTAACCCAAATACATTCCCATATTCTAGGAATCTATTCCTAACCAAATGATTACAGAGGAGCAATGCCATAGCACTagtaagaaaaagcagcacTATCAGTGAATATTAAAAGGGCCATCAAGTGCTTCCCATTTTTAGTCAATCCCAATAATCACAGTAGTGTTGTAGCTAAGTATGAGTACCTCTGCATTGGTTTCTTGCACATCTGTAGAAGTCTTGAAGTTGTACACCAAATGAAGAGCATGGAACTCTTCCTGCTAAAATATGAGGAAACATGTTTTAAAGACCCACTTTTCTTCATACATTTCAGCAcatcataatttattttttttaatacctttggCAGCAGCTCTCTCAGGTAATGATGATCAAGCAACAGCTTCCCACAGTAAATCAGCTTCTGGTTCTCTTCAGGCTTTGAAGAAAGAAAGCCAAGAGGAGGATGAGTTGCTCAGCCAAGCACACACAAGCACCCACGGGTCCGACCTGCAGCCGGAGGGACAGAGGCAcccagctggcagcacccaCGGGTGCCTGGGGGGTGTGCACACCTGAGCTCGGCTAACGAGGTGAGAACAGCTGGTTGCAAAGTGAGCACTGAAGCCTAAAAACAGCAGGAGGACATGAAGTACCCCTCAGGCAAAGAACACAGGCCGTCTCTTTGGCAGTCCCGACACAACCATCCGCGTTTCTTAGAAACCGTCGAACTGGCGTCCCCCCCTAACCCGCGACGCGCCGGACGGGGTGTCCAACCTGTTACACCCCGCTCTGCTCAGGCAGAGCCCCCCACGGCAGCACGGGAGGGGGTGAGAACAGACTGAGCCTGTTTCTGGGCCACCGCCCGGCCCCGAGGGGAGAAAAACAGCTCCTCTGCGGAGCCCGGGCCGCGCTGCCACCGCCACGAGCCCCGGGGCTGCGCAGGAAGCCGGACTTCTGCATTTCCAGCGCCCAGACGGGGCTGCCGCGCCCCCCGCGGGGAAGGAGCCTGGGGCTGCGCTCCCAGACAGCGCTCGGGGCCCGGCGGGAGCGGTTAATGTGTAACCAGGAGCCAAGCGAGAGCCCCGACAGCAGCTGATGCAACCGGGAGTGGGGCGCTCCGGGTGGTGGCGGCCCCGGGAGCCGCAAAGCAGCGGCCCCCCCGGGGAGCCCCGCACCCCAAGGGGGTCGCGGCGCGGGCGCTGAGGTGAAGGTCGCGGAGGGGCCGCGCACTCACCGGTGCCTCGGGCACGAGGCGGCGCAGCTCGGCCTTGAGGCGCCTCACGGTCCAGGCGGGGTCGGCGCGGAGGCGCAGGTCCGGGTGCCGCTGCGCGGGGCTGCGCACCAGGAGCGGCAGCGACGCCTCCATGGCCGGCACTGTGGCAGGCACCGCCCGCCACAGCCCTTTATAGGAgcgcgccgcgccccgccccgctgcgGGGCCGTGCTGGCTGCAGTTGATTGGTCGCGAAGGAAGAGGGGGGGCGGGGACCGCAACGTGGGCCAATGGGGGGGAGCCCCGCGTGCAGCGCGATgggagggcggcggcgggaggcggagGAGCTGATTGGGCAGCGCCGGGTGACGCAAGAGGGCGCCCGGTGTGGGGTCACCATGGTGACCGGAGCCCGCCCCCGGGCCGCGCCGGGAGGGACCGGGGCCGTGGCGGGGCcgtggcggggccggggccgtgGCGGGGCCTTGCCcgctcccctccctcccttcgTCCCTCACGGGCGTGCTCAGCCCGCCGGCCCCACAGGCCTCACTGCGCCGCCCGGGCCGGAGGGAGCTGAGCCAGGCCGCAGcgccgcagccccgccgggcccggcccggcctccccCTTCGGCACCGAGCGAGGAGCGGGGACGTGCGACCGGAGCTTTGCCGCCTCTGCCCCCTTCAGACGCCCGCCCAGCGCTCTCCCCGGGGCTGTCGCTGCGGGCTGTCCCCGGCTCGGGCCGGGGCTCCGCAGCATCAGCCGCGGCCGCAGCGCCAGGTTCGGGGATCCCTGGTTCCCCCGTCCCGTTCCCTGgggccccgcgctgcccggtCCCGGCGAACCCTCCGTCTCACGGAGCTCTGCGGAGCTGCCGCAGGGCCGGTGCTGCCTCGGTGGGCACAGGACACGCACGGGCCAGAGAGCGCCGGGGAAGGGGGCGATTCAAGAAATtaacactgacaaaaaaaaaaaaaaataaaaaataaataaaaaatgtagaaaaccAGAAGCCTCTGAGTTCTCCCCACATCCGTCCTCTGAGGCCCGAGCGAGCACCGGGAAGCCCGGGGCGGTGCTCCCGCTGCTCCGGGAGGGGTTTCGCGTCCCGTCAGGCCGCACCGCGAGCAGCGCGTGTGTGCCCGGCGCGTCTCACGGGCTGCTCGGGGCTGCCCGGCAGCCGGAGCCGCTGCCCGGGGGCACGGGGCGGAGCTGCACCACCGGCCCGCTCCGTGCCCGGCAGCAGCCGCCGCCCGCGGGACGCGCCTCCCGCAGCGCCGGGGAAGGACGCGCCGGGGGCTTCGCTCCCCGGGAGGCACCTGGGAAAGCACCGCGTGGAGCCCACGCTGGCCCCACGCACCCTCCGCGGCTGCAGAGACACGTCTTTGTGCAGACAAAGGACGCCGGGGAGCC from Apus apus isolate bApuApu2 chromosome 11, bApuApu2.pri.cur, whole genome shotgun sequence includes the following:
- the HERPUD1 gene encoding homocysteine-responsive endoplasmic reticulum-resident ubiquitin-like domain member 1 protein — protein: MEASLPLLVRSPAQRHPDLRLRADPAWTVRRLKAELRRLVPEAPPEENQKLIYCGKLLLDHHYLRELLPKQEEFHALHLVYNFKTSTDVQETNAEVKAAQPKLLAEAGSEPSSSDGGRLSGQSSAEASNRLEPTRRPFQCVTPGLSAYTTYSMLQMSWLQQLYARQYYMQYLASTAASADPAPAQHSQEIPVAPVTPPAPLPDPFPAQNQPGNQNAAAQVNAVVNPNLRVNAQGGPLMEEEEEGANRDWLDWLYSATLFYVFVNIIYFYSSVSRFLLVLGGTVLMYLHHVGWLPFRQRAAQPFPGNVPPQAAVNQDQNNNLQGGDGGRADESVAPPEEGQVLQDLQQTSPSRISTAWVFFKTFFASLLPEGPGVIRN